CAGGTGATACCTGGTTCAGTTCATACTGGCGTGTATTGAAGATATCTGAAACGCTCAGTGTAACGGATGCTGCTTTGTTTTTCAGGAAGTCTTTTTTTACTGCCAGATCCACTGTACTGAAGCCTTTGATAGTACCCTGGGCAGAAGACGGAATCTGGTTGAAGCCGCCACCACCGCCACGTCCGCCGCCACCATTGCCGCTGGAGGCAGGCAATGCAATAGTAGGAGCCTGGTAAGTAGCGTTTACCTGCACCGTGAAATTGGCCGGCAGCTTCGTTTCAGAATTGATTTTAGCAAACCAGCTGAAACCACTGTTGGTAAAATTCTGTCCGTTAGTATTAACCTTCATATCTGTCTGGTACAGGTTTACGTTACTGGTCAGATCCCATCCTTTTATGATCTGGTTTTTGAAGGTCAGTTCCGCACCATATGAATTGGCCCTGTTAGCATTGATATAGCGTGTCAGCAGGGTATCTGCTCCGATAGGTGTGCTGAGGGTGGAGATCATATTGTTGGTATTCCTGAAGTAAATGCTTCCCAGGAAATTGCTGGTAGTCCAGTTTTTTACATATGAAAACTCAAAGCTGTTGGTGTATTCCGGTTTCAGGTTAGGATTTCCTTCCCGCTGGTTTTGCGGATCACTGTAGTCGCGGTAGGGTATCAGCTGAAAGAAATTGGGCCTGTTCACGCGACGGGTATAGTTAAGTTGCAGTTCCTGATCGTGTTTGAGTTTTTGAGACAGGAACAGGCTGGGGAAGAGGCCAGGCACGGCCCTGGTGGGTTTGTATTTGGTGCCCTGATTTTCCCCTGCATATACGTACTGCTCCATCCGTACTCCGGCCTGGTAGCCAAAATTGCCAATGGTATTGGCAAAATTGGCGTAGCCGGCGTAGATCTCCTCGTTGTATTTATAATTATTGGACAGTAACGGATTGTAGATAAAGTTACCGGTGGTAGTATCCTTATCATACACGTTATATATACTGGTGTAATTCCTGATAGTGGCCTTTGCACCGAGTTCCAGCTTTCCGTTTTTTCCGACCGGATTGGTATAATCCGTCTGCGCACTGATGTAAGTGGTTTTCCCGGAAGTAGTGTTATTCTGCAACAGGGATTGCCCTACGGGATTGCCGGCAGCATCCTGTGCCTGCGTGAGGTAATCTCCGTTGCGGCTGTTATTGCTCCTGTTATAGCTGAAATCTGCGGTCCATTCCTTGTTGGGTTTGGCGTATGTATGCCTGAAACCCAGTGTGGTAGTGTAATTGCGGAAACTGAAATCACCATTGTTCAACCGGTTGGATTTACCACTGATCAGATGGTTTTTATCGGAGAAGGTACTGGTCAGGTCTTCCGAGTTTTTGAAATCACCTGCAACAATATTCTGTGCAATTGAAATCGTGTTACGGTTATCGGGCATGAAATCCATACCAAATCTGCCAAACTGGAACAGCGGTTTGCTTTTGCTGTTGCTGCTCTGAAACAGGTAGCTGGTATCTGATTTGCTGCCGCTGCGGTAATTGCTGCGGTTGGTGGTACCATCCGCCCAGGCATGATTGGAGTTGATATTGTAGTTGGCGAAAACGTTGAATTTACCCTGACGGATATTGATATTGCCACCGCCGTTATATTTATTGCCGGTGCCGATACCTACATTCACAGACCCGTTGAAACCGGCTTTACGGTTTTTCTTCAGCACGATATTCAGGATGCCTGACATCCCTTCCGCATCGTATTTGGCAGACGGGTTAGTTACCAGCTCTATGCTTTCAATGGCATCCGCCGGTATCTGATCGAGTGTGAGCGTAGACGGCTTTCCATCCACGAAAATATTGGGCGTAGCATTGCGCACGGTAACGTTTCCGTCGAGGTCTACATTCACCGCCGGCACGCTTTTCAGCACATCCTGTGCTGTACCGCCCACGCTGCTGAGGTTCCTGTCTACATTAAACACTTTCTTATCGATGCCCATGGTGAAGGCGCTTTTCTGACCGGTAACTTCCACCGCCTGCAGTGTTTTGGTGTTGGCGGTGAGTTTAATATTGCCGAGATCCTGTTCGATCGACTGCCCGGTGATCATCACTTTTTTCTGCAGACTGGTATAGCCCATAAAATTGACACGCAGTATC
The genomic region above belongs to Chitinophaga sp. 180180018-3 and contains:
- a CDS encoding TonB-dependent receptor, which produces MNKCYAVLAGIFLWQAQLFAQAPGTTAPRQRQAPTGQQAATGQQGRPNMPQIGHLYGKLVDAKTNKPIEYASVTLIRQRDSSLVTGMLSKPNGDFSLENLPFGPMILRVNFMGYTSLQKKVMITGQSIEQDLGNIKLTANTKTLQAVEVTGQKSAFTMGIDKKVFNVDRNLSSVGGTAQDVLKSVPAVNVDLDGNVTVRNATPNIFVDGKPSTLTLDQIPADAIESIELVTNPSAKYDAEGMSGILNIVLKKNRKAGFNGSVNVGIGTGNKYNGGGNINIRQGKFNVFANYNINSNHAWADGTTNRSNYRSGSKSDTSYLFQSSNSKSKPLFQFGRFGMDFMPDNRNTISIAQNIVAGDFKNSEDLTSTFSDKNHLISGKSNRLNNGDFSFRNYTTTLGFRHTYAKPNKEWTADFSYNRSNNSRNGDYLTQAQDAAGNPVGQSLLQNNTTSGKTTYISAQTDYTNPVGKNGKLELGAKATIRNYTSIYNVYDKDTTTGNFIYNPLLSNNYKYNEEIYAGYANFANTIGNFGYQAGVRMEQYVYAGENQGTKYKPTRAVPGLFPSLFLSQKLKHDQELQLNYTRRVNRPNFFQLIPYRDYSDPQNQREGNPNLKPEYTNSFEFSYVKNWTTSNFLGSIYFRNTNNMISTLSTPIGADTLLTRYINANRANSYGAELTFKNQIIKGWDLTSNVNLYQTDMKVNTNGQNFTNSGFSWFAKINSETKLPANFTVQVNATYQAPTIALPASSGNGGGGRGGGGGFNQIPSSAQGTIKGFSTVDLAVKKDFLKNKAASVTLSVSDIFNTRQYELNQVSPEFAQDYIRKRESRIFRVNFAYRFGKFDASLFKKKKRDQGTDSQMGDQMQSF